A region of Thermococcus barossii DNA encodes the following proteins:
- a CDS encoding cell wall-binding repeat-containing protein → MIGKKGLVILMSLIFILGAVPLPRAFAENTRLVILVSDNEADWAIAQNVADLLGVHLIVSPWGTYDPAVSAEILSVEPERVIIIGGPVAIPEEYTKDFDEFGIPYERWYGETRYETNLVVIQALGEEFPEAFDEIGTIVIANGRDALAIEGYLEAMKLRPYEFKGKPILILTDEGRENVTIAALERFVRISEVKYAATYSGREKPMFPLNREEIDAWMRNHFASYTEDTLARSPTEGDVHSLLINVQNKTERAEELLDGLRVPDARRKLEEAKNALNLAWSAYNSGDYSRAYQLAMVASFNADFVISRAYREMRTVYQGLPNMQLQREIQQFEIMAKVLKRKGYDVSELESLISQAKEALKDGKYSLLLNELIPEIKETIAKLTTKRPSPGIPGGKNHKRP, encoded by the coding sequence GTGATAGGTAAAAAGGGCCTTGTAATCCTCATGAGTCTTATCTTCATCCTGGGTGCCGTGCCCCTTCCCCGTGCATTCGCTGAAAACACCAGGCTGGTCATCCTGGTCAGCGACAACGAGGCGGATTGGGCGATAGCCCAGAACGTGGCCGACCTCCTCGGGGTGCATCTCATAGTCAGCCCGTGGGGGACGTACGACCCCGCTGTGAGCGCCGAGATACTAAGTGTTGAGCCGGAAAGGGTGATAATCATAGGCGGGCCGGTGGCAATACCGGAGGAGTACACAAAGGATTTTGACGAGTTTGGAATCCCCTACGAGCGCTGGTACGGCGAAACCCGATACGAGACGAACCTCGTGGTGATCCAGGCACTTGGGGAGGAGTTCCCTGAGGCCTTCGACGAAATAGGAACCATCGTCATAGCCAACGGGCGCGATGCGCTGGCCATTGAAGGCTACCTTGAGGCCATGAAGTTGAGACCGTATGAGTTCAAGGGAAAACCGATTCTCATACTGACCGACGAGGGGAGGGAAAACGTTACGATAGCCGCCCTGGAGCGTTTCGTGCGCATATCCGAGGTTAAGTACGCGGCGACGTATTCCGGAAGGGAAAAGCCGATGTTCCCGCTGAATCGTGAGGAGATTGATGCCTGGATGAGGAACCACTTCGCTTCCTACACAGAGGATACTCTCGCCCGATCCCCCACTGAAGGGGATGTTCATTCCCTGCTCATCAACGTCCAGAACAAGACAGAGCGCGCAGAGGAGCTGCTCGACGGTCTCAGGGTGCCCGATGCCCGGAGAAAGCTGGAGGAAGCGAAGAATGCCCTCAACCTAGCATGGAGCGCGTACAACTCAGGCGATTATTCCAGAGCCTACCAGCTGGCCATGGTCGCAAGCTTCAACGCGGATTTCGTAATATCCCGGGCCTATCGTGAGATGAGAACCGTCTATCAGGGTCTGCCGAACATGCAGCTCCAGAGGGAAATTCAGCAGTTCGAGATTATGGCCAAGGTCCTCAAGAGGAAGGGCTACGACGTAAGTGAGCTGGAATCCCTGATCAGCCAGGCAAAAGAGGCCCTCAAGGATGGCAAATACTCCCTTCTCCTCAACGAGCTGATTCCGGAGATAAAGGAGACCATCGCCAAGCTGACGACCAAGAGGCCCTCACCCGGAATACCTGGCGGAAAGAACCACAAAAGACCATAA
- a CDS encoding glycosyltransferase family 4 protein: MRILMVGHYPPHGGGVANHLDSLVGELRKRHEVHVLTYGPIEPRTFEAGLVHQVTVPPVYGIRGTTFALLGARKIRRLHEEFDFDLVHAHFIGTTSYAAVLAKGRIGLPLVVTAHGSDLEHTAKLTLGRFYVKRTLAEADAIIAVSHWLAVKASSLGAERVRVVPNGVRSLPSSGGQREYITFIGALRDYKSPETFIELAREFPDEKFLVVGDGPLRKKLQATAPSNVKFTGYRHDVDRVLSRSKLLVLPSLREGFGLVVLEANSLGVPAVGRRVSAIPELIREGKNGLTFQSFDELVEAVKVLLKPKFNAKAGAIGRRIAGLYTWSAVAREVERVYEEVVG; encoded by the coding sequence ATGCGGATTCTGATGGTAGGACACTACCCACCCCACGGAGGAGGGGTTGCCAATCACCTGGACAGTCTTGTGGGGGAGCTTAGAAAGCGTCATGAGGTTCACGTTCTCACGTACGGGCCCATAGAGCCCAGAACATTTGAAGCGGGGTTGGTGCACCAGGTCACTGTCCCCCCGGTGTACGGAATCAGGGGGACAACGTTTGCCCTGCTGGGGGCGAGGAAAATACGCAGGTTGCACGAAGAATTTGATTTTGATTTGGTTCACGCCCATTTCATTGGAACAACCAGTTATGCCGCCGTTCTCGCAAAAGGAAGAATAGGACTGCCCCTAGTAGTTACCGCACATGGCAGCGACCTGGAGCACACGGCGAAGCTGACCCTGGGCAGGTTTTATGTCAAGAGAACCCTCGCTGAGGCCGATGCGATTATAGCCGTCAGTCACTGGCTCGCGGTGAAGGCCTCATCTCTCGGCGCGGAAAGGGTCAGAGTAGTGCCCAACGGTGTTAGGTCCCTCCCCTCATCCGGGGGACAGCGGGAGTACATAACATTCATCGGCGCTCTCAGGGACTACAAAAGCCCGGAGACCTTCATAGAGCTGGCCCGTGAATTTCCGGATGAAAAGTTCTTGGTTGTTGGCGATGGTCCGCTCCGGAAAAAACTCCAGGCAACCGCACCCTCCAACGTTAAGTTCACCGGCTACCGCCACGACGTTGATAGAGTGCTGTCACGGAGCAAGCTGCTGGTTCTGCCGTCCCTGAGGGAGGGCTTTGGGCTGGTTGTGCTTGAGGCCAACAGCCTAGGCGTTCCCGCCGTGGGGAGGCGTGTGAGTGCGATTCCCGAGCTCATACGCGAAGGGAAGAACGGACTGACCTTCCAGAGCTTTGATGAGCTGGTAGAGGCCGTCAAGGTGCTTCTGAAACCAAAGTTCAACGCCAAAGCTGGGGCCATTGGAAGGAGGATAGCGGGTTTGTACACGTGGAGCGCGGTTGCCCGGGAGGTCGAGAGGGTCTACGAAGAGGTTGTTGGATAA
- a CDS encoding L-threonylcarbamoyladenylate synthase has protein sequence MTVVINMRDGLDERRIRIAARFILEGKLVAFPTETVYGLGADALNEKAVKRIFEAKGRPADNPLIVHIADFRDLKKLARDIPEEAKLLAERFWPGPLTMVLPKREEVPLVTTGGLDTVAVRMPAHPIALALIRASTPIAAPSANISGKPSPTLAEHVIDDFYGKIEAIIDGGETRIGVESTVIDLSSEKPTLLRPGGLPLEKIEEVIGEVEIHPAVRGKLVDVARSPGMKYKHYSPSAQVIVVEGRRENVRMKIAELVEEYRSKGLRVGVMATEEYDADEFFHLGGSEEEVARNLFRALRELDKRGVDVIIAEGIEERGLGFAVMNRLRKAAGYRIVWA, from the coding sequence ATGACGGTAGTAATCAACATGAGAGATGGGCTGGACGAGAGGAGGATAAGGATAGCCGCGAGGTTCATACTGGAGGGAAAACTCGTCGCGTTCCCCACGGAGACTGTTTACGGCCTTGGGGCGGACGCTCTCAACGAGAAGGCCGTGAAGAGGATATTCGAGGCAAAAGGAAGACCTGCCGACAATCCGCTCATAGTTCACATAGCCGATTTCCGCGACCTGAAAAAGCTGGCAAGAGATATCCCGGAGGAGGCAAAGCTCCTCGCCGAGCGCTTCTGGCCGGGCCCCCTGACGATGGTTCTGCCGAAGAGGGAGGAAGTTCCATTGGTTACCACCGGCGGCCTCGACACAGTTGCCGTTAGAATGCCCGCCCACCCAATAGCGCTCGCCCTGATACGCGCCAGCACTCCGATTGCGGCTCCTTCGGCCAACATAAGCGGGAAGCCCAGTCCAACACTGGCGGAGCACGTGATAGACGACTTCTACGGAAAAATCGAGGCCATAATAGACGGGGGCGAGACGAGGATAGGAGTAGAATCGACGGTGATAGACCTGAGCTCCGAAAAGCCCACCCTCCTGAGGCCCGGCGGTCTGCCCCTGGAGAAAATCGAGGAGGTCATAGGTGAGGTCGAGATACACCCCGCGGTGAGGGGAAAGCTCGTCGATGTCGCCCGTTCGCCGGGCATGAAGTACAAGCACTACTCGCCCAGTGCGCAGGTGATAGTGGTCGAGGGAAGGCGTGAGAACGTGAGGATGAAAATAGCCGAGCTCGTTGAGGAGTACCGCTCCAAGGGGCTCCGCGTTGGGGTCATGGCAACGGAGGAGTATGATGCGGACGAGTTCTTCCACCTGGGGGGGAGTGAGGAAGAAGTCGCGAGAAACCTCTTCAGAGCCCTTCGCGAGCTCGATAAGAGGGGCGTTGATGTCATAATCGCAGAGGGCATCGAGGAGAGGGGCCTTGGATTCGCCGTTATGAACCGTCTGAGAAAGGCAGCGGGGTACAGGATAGTCTGGGCATAG
- a CDS encoding nucleotidyltransferase domain-containing protein, producing the protein MPREKVVRVWDEREVVYTPKRWRYLWEKREKALSIMERLESFDPQIYGSVARGDVRKDSDVDIFIPYRVPSYLVELALEGLVGRRKIVMATPWHLIKGVIEIDDETTVTFPLVEPTDRELEFYKWGGMIDLWGLKTGQRVPGVNKKLILIIPTERGHIEREVVGRESEVARTLGVSVDIVTERVHVLTRRDAIGRTGIYLNEEIPDWMTFEEALKVIADRDPKVRRKVREAGGI; encoded by the coding sequence ATGCCGAGGGAAAAGGTTGTTCGCGTCTGGGATGAAAGGGAGGTCGTGTACACCCCCAAAAGATGGCGCTATCTCTGGGAAAAGAGGGAGAAGGCACTTTCGATCATGGAAAGGCTTGAAAGCTTTGATCCCCAAATCTACGGCAGCGTGGCAAGGGGAGACGTAAGAAAGGACAGCGACGTGGACATCTTCATACCCTACAGGGTTCCGAGCTACCTAGTTGAGCTGGCCCTTGAGGGCCTCGTGGGCAGGCGGAAGATAGTCATGGCGACGCCCTGGCACCTGATAAAGGGGGTCATAGAGATAGACGATGAAACTACTGTAACGTTTCCCCTGGTTGAGCCAACTGACAGGGAGCTGGAGTTTTACAAATGGGGAGGAATGATAGATTTATGGGGCTTGAAGACGGGGCAGCGCGTTCCAGGCGTAAACAAGAAGCTTATTCTAATAATCCCAACAGAAAGGGGGCACATCGAGAGGGAAGTTGTCGGACGTGAGAGTGAAGTTGCCAGAACCCTCGGCGTGAGCGTGGACATCGTCACCGAGCGCGTCCACGTTTTAACGAGGAGGGACGCGATTGGGAGGACTGGCATCTACCTGAACGAAGAGATTCCAGACTGGATGACCTTCGAGGAAGCGCTGAAGGTGATAGCCGACCGGGACCCCAAGGTGAGGAGAAAGGTGAGGGAAGCAGGGGGGATATGA
- the serS gene encoding serine--tRNA ligase yields MLDIKLIRENPDLVKGDLIKRGEIEKLKWIDEILELDRKWRENLRKINALRKERNQLAVQIGKRKKAGEPIDDLLARSNEIVKQIEELEKEVEELRKKIDYYLWRLPNITHESVPIGKDDSENVPIRFWGKARVWEGFLETFKEQSLGKMDYEVLDWRPRLHVDMLELLRGADLERAAKVSGSRFYYLMNELVILDLALLRFALDKLIEKGFVPVIPPYMVRRFVEEGVTSFGDFEDVIYKVEGEDLYLIPTAEHPLAGLHANEIIEGKDLPLLYVGVSPCFRKEAGTAGKDTKGIFRVHQFHKVEQFVYSRPEESWEWHEKIIANAEEIFQELEIPYRVVNICTGDLGYVAAKKYDIEAWMAGQGKFREVVSASNCTEWQARRLNIRYRDKTHEKPKFVHTLNSTAIATSRAIVAILENFQTEEGVVKLPKAIWKYTGFKEILPANMKERCCEG; encoded by the coding sequence ATGCTGGACATAAAGCTCATCCGTGAAAATCCCGACTTGGTCAAGGGCGATCTCATAAAGCGCGGGGAGATAGAGAAGCTCAAGTGGATAGACGAAATCCTTGAGCTTGACAGGAAGTGGCGTGAGAACCTGAGGAAGATAAACGCCCTCAGAAAGGAGCGCAACCAGCTGGCGGTGCAGATAGGCAAGCGCAAGAAGGCCGGAGAGCCGATAGATGACCTCCTCGCGAGGAGCAACGAGATAGTGAAGCAGATAGAGGAGCTTGAGAAGGAAGTCGAGGAGCTGAGGAAGAAAATCGACTACTACCTCTGGCGCCTCCCGAACATCACCCACGAGAGCGTTCCCATCGGTAAGGACGACAGCGAGAACGTTCCTATAAGGTTCTGGGGCAAGGCGAGAGTTTGGGAAGGTTTCCTGGAGACGTTCAAGGAGCAGAGCCTTGGCAAGATGGACTACGAGGTTCTCGACTGGAGGCCGAGGCTCCACGTGGACATGCTTGAGCTTTTGAGGGGGGCGGACCTTGAGAGGGCCGCCAAGGTCAGCGGTTCGAGGTTCTACTACCTCATGAACGAGCTCGTCATACTTGATTTGGCACTCCTACGCTTCGCCCTCGACAAGCTCATCGAGAAGGGTTTCGTCCCTGTCATACCGCCCTACATGGTGCGCAGGTTTGTGGAGGAGGGAGTCACGAGCTTCGGCGACTTCGAGGACGTCATATACAAGGTGGAAGGTGAAGACCTCTACCTCATCCCGACGGCCGAGCACCCGCTGGCGGGACTCCACGCCAACGAAATAATCGAGGGGAAGGATTTGCCCCTCCTCTACGTCGGCGTAAGTCCATGCTTCAGGAAGGAGGCGGGAACGGCCGGGAAGGACACCAAGGGAATCTTTAGAGTGCACCAGTTCCACAAGGTCGAGCAGTTCGTCTATTCGAGGCCCGAGGAGAGCTGGGAGTGGCACGAGAAAATTATAGCAAACGCCGAGGAGATTTTCCAGGAGCTTGAGATTCCCTACAGGGTCGTAAACATCTGCACCGGCGACCTCGGCTATGTGGCGGCTAAAAAGTACGACATCGAGGCCTGGATGGCCGGTCAGGGCAAGTTCAGGGAAGTTGTAAGCGCGAGCAACTGCACCGAGTGGCAGGCGAGGCGCTTGAACATCCGCTACCGCGACAAGACCCATGAGAAGCCCAAGTTCGTCCACACGCTCAACTCGACGGCCATAGCCACCTCAAGGGCAATCGTTGCAATCCTTGAAAACTTCCAGACAGAGGAAGGAGTCGTCAAGCTTCCGAAGGCCATCTGGAAGTACACCGGCTTCAAGGAGATTCTGCCAGCGAACATGAAGGAGCGCTGTTGCGAGGGCTGA
- a CDS encoding molybdenum cofactor synthesis domain-containing protein, translating into MAFLKVVPLEKALEVIDSFPLMPEVEKVPLGDALGRVLAEDVASPIDVPPFDRATVDGYAVRAEDTFMASENEPVRLRVIGEVNAGDFPDFELKQGESVYISTGAPLPKGADAVIQFEDVDREGDEVVIYRPAYPGLGVMKAGADIPEGKPLLRRGTKLGFKETALLSAVGISEVPVFKRPRVAVISTGNELVLPGGELKPGQIYDINGRAIADAVRELGGEAIFLGIARDSRESLKALIERGVECCDVVILSGGASGGIRDLTSSIIEELGEVKVHGIAIQPGKPAIIGIINGKPVFGLPGYPTSCLTNFTLLVAPLLRKLLGRESEVRKVKKRLAHKVFSVKGRRQFLPVRIEGEKAVPILKGSGAVTSFIDADGFIEVPENVEILDAGEGVEVTFFG; encoded by the coding sequence ATGGCGTTCCTGAAAGTTGTTCCTCTGGAAAAGGCGCTTGAGGTCATAGACTCATTTCCCCTGATGCCAGAAGTAGAAAAAGTTCCCCTGGGAGATGCCCTCGGCAGGGTTCTTGCGGAGGACGTGGCTTCTCCCATAGACGTTCCTCCCTTCGACAGGGCAACCGTTGACGGCTACGCGGTTCGCGCCGAGGACACCTTCATGGCGAGCGAGAACGAACCGGTCAGGCTGAGGGTCATCGGTGAGGTGAACGCCGGTGACTTCCCCGACTTCGAGCTCAAGCAGGGCGAGAGCGTCTACATCTCCACGGGCGCACCGCTGCCGAAGGGTGCCGACGCGGTGATACAGTTCGAGGACGTGGACAGGGAGGGCGATGAGGTGGTCATCTACAGGCCAGCATATCCCGGTCTCGGCGTCATGAAGGCCGGGGCGGACATTCCAGAGGGAAAACCCCTCCTAAGGAGGGGGACAAAGCTCGGCTTCAAAGAAACCGCCCTCCTCTCCGCCGTTGGGATTTCCGAGGTCCCGGTCTTCAAGAGGCCGAGGGTGGCCGTGATAAGCACCGGGAACGAGCTCGTCCTTCCAGGAGGGGAGTTAAAGCCCGGCCAGATCTACGACATCAACGGTAGAGCAATAGCCGATGCTGTGAGGGAGCTCGGTGGCGAAGCGATTTTCCTCGGCATAGCGCGGGACAGCAGGGAGAGCCTCAAGGCCCTCATCGAGAGGGGCGTCGAGTGCTGCGACGTGGTGATCCTCAGCGGTGGCGCGAGCGGCGGGATAAGGGACCTCACCAGCTCGATAATCGAGGAGCTGGGGGAGGTGAAGGTACATGGCATAGCGATTCAACCTGGAAAGCCGGCTATAATTGGAATAATCAACGGAAAGCCGGTCTTTGGCCTCCCCGGCTACCCCACCAGCTGTCTAACTAACTTCACCCTGCTCGTTGCACCCCTGCTCAGGAAGCTCCTTGGTAGGGAGAGCGAAGTCAGGAAGGTGAAGAAAAGGCTCGCCCACAAGGTCTTCTCCGTTAAAGGCAGGCGTCAATTCCTTCCCGTCAGAATAGAGGGTGAAAAAGCTGTACCGATACTCAAGGGGAGCGGGGCCGTTACGAGCTTCATTGACGCCGATGGCTTCATAGAGGTGCCGGAGAACGTCGAGATACTTGATGCCGGTGAAGGTGTGGAGGTTACGTTCTTCGGCTGA
- a CDS encoding CDC48 family AAA ATPase codes for MIFGKDEERYEKIKLRVAEALKRDVGRGIVRFDRKYQKQLGVEPGDIVELIGDRTTAAIVANPHPDDRGLDIIRMDGYIRRNAGVSIGDYVTVAKAEVQEAKKVTLAPAQKGVFIQIPGDMVKQNLLGRPVVKGDLVVASSRGETYYGGSPFDELLRGLFETMPLGFGELKFVVVSTNPKGVVQITYNTEVEVLPQAVEVREEAIPEVTYEDIGGLNDAIQKIREMVELPLKHPELFERLGIEPPKGVLLYGPPGTGKTLLAKAVANEANAHFIAINGPEIMSKFYGESEERLREIFKDAEENAPSIIFIDEIDAIAPKREEVVGEVEKRVVSQLLTLMDGLKGRGKVIVIAATNRPDALDPALRRPGRFDREIEVGVPDKQGRKEILQIHTRGMPLEPDYDKATVLKVLRELAKREAFKREKIERLIEKVEAAKSDSEVKEALKSESEIYPEVRGRLIDRMLEEIAEKTHGFVGADLAALAREAAMVVLRRLINEGKISPEQERIPPEVLQQLRVRKADFYEALKMVEPSALREVLIEMPNVHWEDVGGLEEVKQELKEAVEWPLKYPKAFQRLGIEPPKGVLLYGPPGTGKTLLAKAVATESEANFIGIRGPEVLSKWVGESEKRVREIFRKARQAAPTVIFIDEIDAIAPARGMEGDRVTDRLINQLLTEMDGIERNSGVVVIAATNRPDILDPALLRPGRFDRLILVPAPDEKARLEIFKVHTRRVPLAGDVNLRELAKKTEGYSGADIEALVREAALLAMRRIMAELPAEIVEEESEEFLEKLRVSRRDFEEALKKVKPSITPYMMDYYRNFEESRKSRVEKRAAGPDYYTF; via the coding sequence ATGATTTTTGGAAAGGACGAGGAGAGGTACGAGAAGATAAAGCTCCGCGTTGCCGAGGCCCTTAAGAGAGACGTTGGGAGGGGGATAGTTCGCTTTGACCGAAAGTATCAGAAGCAGCTTGGGGTGGAGCCGGGCGACATCGTGGAGCTGATAGGCGACCGCACAACCGCCGCGATAGTCGCAAACCCGCACCCGGACGACCGGGGACTGGACATCATCAGAATGGACGGCTACATCAGGAGGAACGCCGGGGTCAGCATAGGCGACTACGTGACGGTAGCGAAGGCCGAGGTGCAGGAGGCAAAGAAGGTCACCCTTGCTCCGGCCCAGAAGGGCGTCTTCATCCAGATACCCGGCGATATGGTGAAGCAGAACCTCCTGGGAAGGCCCGTGGTGAAGGGGGACCTGGTGGTCGCCAGCAGCAGGGGGGAGACCTACTACGGCGGCTCGCCCTTTGACGAGCTGCTCAGGGGGCTCTTCGAGACAATGCCCCTCGGGTTCGGGGAGCTGAAGTTCGTGGTGGTCAGCACCAACCCCAAGGGCGTCGTCCAGATAACCTACAACACCGAGGTTGAGGTCCTCCCGCAGGCGGTTGAGGTGCGCGAGGAGGCCATCCCAGAGGTCACCTACGAGGACATCGGCGGCCTGAACGATGCGATTCAAAAGATACGCGAAATGGTCGAACTTCCGCTCAAGCACCCCGAGCTCTTCGAGCGCCTTGGCATTGAGCCGCCGAAGGGAGTTCTCCTATACGGTCCTCCGGGAACGGGTAAGACTCTGCTCGCTAAAGCCGTTGCCAACGAAGCGAACGCCCATTTCATTGCAATAAACGGTCCAGAGATAATGAGCAAATTCTACGGGGAGAGCGAGGAAAGGTTAAGGGAGATATTCAAGGACGCCGAGGAGAACGCACCGAGCATCATCTTCATAGATGAGATTGACGCCATAGCCCCGAAGAGGGAGGAGGTCGTTGGGGAGGTCGAGAAGCGCGTCGTCAGCCAGCTACTCACGCTTATGGACGGCCTCAAGGGCAGGGGCAAGGTCATAGTCATAGCGGCAACCAACAGACCCGATGCCCTCGACCCGGCCCTCAGAAGGCCTGGTAGATTCGACAGGGAGATAGAAGTCGGCGTTCCGGACAAGCAGGGCAGGAAAGAGATACTCCAGATACACACGAGGGGAATGCCCCTAGAACCGGACTACGACAAGGCCACGGTTCTCAAGGTTCTCAGGGAGCTGGCCAAGAGGGAGGCCTTCAAGAGGGAGAAGATTGAGAGACTCATCGAGAAGGTCGAGGCCGCTAAGAGCGACAGTGAGGTTAAGGAGGCTCTGAAGAGTGAGAGCGAGATTTATCCGGAGGTAAGGGGCAGACTGATAGACAGAATGCTTGAGGAGATAGCAGAAAAGACGCACGGCTTCGTTGGAGCGGACCTCGCGGCCCTCGCGAGAGAGGCGGCGATGGTTGTTCTGAGAAGGCTCATAAACGAGGGCAAGATCAGCCCGGAGCAGGAGAGAATCCCACCGGAGGTTCTCCAGCAGCTCCGTGTGAGGAAGGCCGACTTCTACGAGGCGCTGAAGATGGTGGAGCCGAGCGCCCTCAGGGAGGTTCTCATCGAGATGCCCAACGTCCACTGGGAGGACGTCGGCGGGCTGGAGGAGGTAAAGCAGGAACTCAAGGAGGCCGTTGAGTGGCCCCTCAAGTATCCCAAGGCTTTCCAGCGGTTGGGGATAGAGCCACCGAAGGGAGTGCTCCTCTACGGGCCGCCGGGAACGGGCAAAACGCTACTGGCAAAGGCCGTCGCAACGGAGAGCGAGGCCAACTTCATCGGCATCCGCGGGCCGGAGGTGCTGAGCAAGTGGGTTGGCGAGAGCGAGAAGCGCGTGAGGGAGATATTCAGGAAGGCAAGGCAGGCGGCTCCAACGGTGATATTCATAGACGAGATTGACGCGATAGCCCCCGCCAGGGGCATGGAGGGCGACCGCGTTACGGACAGGCTCATCAACCAGCTCCTCACGGAGATGGACGGAATAGAGCGCAACAGCGGCGTGGTGGTAATAGCGGCCACCAACAGGCCCGACATTCTTGACCCGGCATTACTGAGGCCCGGCAGGTTTGACAGGCTCATACTCGTGCCAGCGCCAGACGAGAAGGCCAGGCTGGAGATATTCAAGGTGCACACCAGAAGGGTTCCCCTCGCGGGAGATGTAAACCTCCGCGAGCTTGCGAAGAAGACCGAAGGCTACTCCGGTGCCGACATCGAGGCCCTGGTGAGGGAGGCGGCCCTGCTGGCGATGCGCAGGATAATGGCCGAACTTCCAGCGGAAATCGTGGAAGAGGAAAGCGAAGAGTTCCTTGAAAAGCTCAGGGTCTCAAGGCGGGACTTCGAGGAGGCCCTCAAGAAGGTCAAGCCGAGCATAACGCCCTACATGATGGACTACTACAGGAACTTTGAGGAGAGCAGGAAGTCGAGGGTCGAAAAGAGAGCGGCCGGCCCTGACTACTACACCTTCTGA
- a CDS encoding PRC-barrel domain-containing protein, which produces MVKIIASKLRDVELITDTGIRLGWVYDLSFDEETGDILVIVAEPDEDLDTSEFVTDHEGLLLIPVSAVKSIGEVIIIDSSKLAVKSKLRRVGTIKRKLTEEESGTLGE; this is translated from the coding sequence ATGGTCAAGATAATAGCCTCCAAGCTTAGGGACGTGGAGCTGATAACCGACACTGGTATAAGGCTCGGCTGGGTCTACGACCTCAGCTTCGATGAGGAAACTGGAGACATTCTCGTGATAGTTGCCGAGCCTGATGAGGATCTCGATACGAGCGAGTTTGTCACCGATCACGAGGGTCTTCTCCTCATTCCGGTCAGCGCTGTCAAGAGCATTGGTGAGGTTATCATAATCGACTCCAGCAAGCTCGCAGTCAAGTCCAAGCTCAGAAGGGTAGGCACGATAAAAAGGAAGCTCACCGAGGAGGAGTCTGGGACCCTCGGGGAGTGA
- a CDS encoding metallophosphoesterase family protein — translation MLIALISDIHSNLEALKAVWREVRRADAVLCMGDLVGYGASPNEVVEFVRRQMKKRTFLCVRGNHDNAIAFGAEWGFNPYARQAVRWHQRVMSVENLEFLRRLPVRGLFTDDTGRSYLLIHGSPRAPLDEYLFPWLPEEEFRAVLSYVKQDDLLVGHTHVPMLRVINGRRIINPGGMGQPRDGDWRASYALIDTEGKLSDNVEFHRVEYDVEEAARKIIEAGLPRFLAMRLYEGY, via the coding sequence ATGCTCATCGCCCTCATAAGCGACATCCACTCCAACCTGGAAGCGCTGAAAGCAGTTTGGCGAGAGGTCAGAAGGGCCGATGCGGTACTCTGCATGGGCGACCTGGTGGGATATGGAGCCAGTCCGAACGAGGTTGTGGAGTTCGTGAGGAGGCAGATGAAGAAACGAACTTTCCTTTGCGTTCGCGGAAACCACGACAACGCAATAGCCTTCGGCGCCGAGTGGGGATTCAATCCCTACGCGAGACAGGCTGTAAGGTGGCACCAGCGGGTGATGAGCGTTGAAAACCTTGAGTTCCTGAGGCGCCTTCCGGTTAGGGGGCTCTTCACTGACGACACGGGCCGAAGCTACCTCCTAATCCACGGCTCCCCCCGGGCCCCTCTGGACGAGTACCTCTTCCCCTGGCTCCCAGAGGAGGAGTTCCGCGCCGTTCTGAGCTACGTTAAACAGGACGACCTCCTCGTCGGCCACACCCATGTGCCCATGCTCAGGGTGATCAATGGAAGAAGAATTATCAACCCCGGCGGGATGGGTCAGCCCCGCGATGGGGATTGGAGGGCAAGCTACGCGCTGATAGACACCGAGGGAAAGCTTTCGGATAACGTTGAGTTCCATCGGGTGGAATACGACGTGGAAGAGGCCGCAAGGAAGATAATAGAGGCAGGACTTCCGAGGTTTCTGGCCATGAGGCTCTATGAGGGATATTAA